Below is a genomic region from Melanotaenia boesemani isolate fMelBoe1 unplaced genomic scaffold, fMelBoe1.pri scaffold_155_ctg1, whole genome shotgun sequence.
AAAGATGCACTTTTCGTCGGacattttgtgtgtctgtgaacGAGCCTCGGTCTTTTCAGCTCAGCTTCTGATCAGACAATACGTCTAGTTCAcagcagactgaaaaacttttGCACTCTTGTGGATTTATCCAGCAAACTTCGAACTTTTCGATCCAGGACACCTTCTTCAGCTTCTCGGACGTGTTTGTGGCTTTGCTTGGtaagtttaagatttttattaatggaaaagaaacttttttctacACCGTGTTAGCTTACAGCAGGTCGAAGTGGATTAATGTGACGTGTAACCTGTTAAATACTCTGCATTAAAATGATAGtttatcactattattattatttaaagtgaactaaaataataatgtctTAACACTACTGTCCAAAGCAATCgaatatttagtaaaataaatccCCAGGATATATATTTAGGAGAAGCAAGCTAGGTtagctggtgttttttttttttttttttttttttttttttttttttaggatcatgtttctgcttgCTTTGTTTATTGCGGTGTGTTTCTCATTTAAGCTCCTTATTTGCTAAACATTGAACATTTATCACGTTTTTACTGTGATAATGGGGTGATTCCCTCTGCTAAAAGTCTTTATCATGAAAGTTATTACACTTAGATTAGTGAGGTGTGACATACAAGTTCGTGGTTCGATCATTCTGTGTTACAAGCATTACTTAGTggcaatataatttaattatgaatttgccacttctgatttatggaggacgtaaagtgacacaattgaattaattaaatatatcattcaataattacttaaatgtgtcattatataattaaaatgataatgacatacataaatgtgttattaaataatgaaaatgattattaaacacataaatgtgttattaaatgtatctttaattaattaaaatacaaatgaatatatgtaaaaacatataattatttatgaaataattataaatgtttttcaaattgatctttttattgtataaattaactttttaaatttaaaattatatgaattaatctattctctcttttttttttaaacaatttatcaCTTCTTATGAAAATGCATATATTGCATCACCCTACTGGTCTTCCATAGGATTCAGCCTTGAATCATTCTTGGGACACTTATCAATCTGGCGAGCTGTGGCAGCAACCTGGGTTACACACAAACGCAAGCAGCAacgaaataaataacattaatataATCTATTATGCTTTGTTTCTACATCAATGCAGTTTCATCCATTCTTGCATCTCCATGTATCGTAGAAACAATAGGTTCAACACTCCTACTGTTCTTGTTTTGACATCTTTTGCAATTCAcatgtctgttgtgttttgagAGGGGTATGGCTTGATGATAGAACATGCCTGGGTCTCCGTTTGTGATTGGTTAGCAGGAAGTAATAACTGTAGTTTTAAgctacatgatggactgtgaaGATGCACAACCCTATTGCGCAATAGCATAAAATGGCCAGACCAAtccttaaaatatgtttttaaatgttttgataatTATCAATATctatcatttatatatatacatatatatatatatatatatatatatatatatagtctaacttattttgtctctgttttccagTACTTGTGTAagattgtttgtgtgagtgggtgtgttGCTCTCtgctgggtgtgtgtttgtgtgtgcgcgccagggtgcgtgtgtgtgtgggttgttttttttttctagagatGCCGAGGAAGAAGAACTTCAGGATTTCGCAGGCAGCGAGGAGGAGTGCTGCGGACAGACGGACCCTTGACGTTTCTCCTCAGGTTCCCATGGACCGCTGTGCACGTATGTATCCAAGCATTTTTAATTGGTTGTGATTCAGTGATTGACAATCAAGTGTGCACATATTCTGTGATTGTactgatctgtttttttctgtatgtctgtAGCGCATGGCACTGGGCACCGGCACAAGGTGAGGAGGTGGGAGGTGTCGGTGCTCACCGGGCGGCAGCACAAGTTGGTTCTTCCGCCGGAGTCCCACGGCAAAAAGGTAATGCTGTGTTTGAAATATACTAACGTAATGAAAACCCAAGTGAACAATACACGGTGCTAAAAATaccaacatgttttcattcaggtgGTTTTTGCTATTGGTGACTCCCATCTTCGAAGCCTTGCAGGTATGtacttatatttttatgttcaataaagtattaatgtactgtattaatgtattttataaaatgttacacagacaaacaaatacagtagaaactttctttgtcttttagatGGCATCGTGCGGTTGCCTGAGGGTCGTCTGGCGTGGGGGTTCATGTCAACGCCGGGGGCAAGCGCCACCGAGTTGAGAACTGAGGTGCTTCATGCTGAGGTGCCTCAGGATCCCGACTTGGTGTGCGTCTTGGCTCCGAGCAATGACTTGACCGCCAAGCACACCATCGGTCGTGCGGCTGCAGACTTCGAGCGGTACCTAGCCACCGTCTGCAGTCGCTGGCCgaaggtgtgtgtgctggactTTCCTCCGAGGTTGACCGTTGAGGACTCCCTGCAAGAGCTCTACCGCCAGGAGTTCCACCGTGTGGCAGCCCGCATGGGTACGTGAAAATATGTGCCTGCGCTGTTGCATGTTTATCACAGATTACATCAGAAATATGGCTGTAGTTTATCTTCAGTGTAGTGGTATATAGATGTAtaaattctgttgttttacaagcaTAAAGAGCTCtgctatgtgtttttgtttaagctGTGAAGTACTTCCACATCGCGGACCACTTCCCCCGGCAGTGTCTCAACCTGTGGAGTCGCGATGGTGTAAGTAGATCATTTGTCTTGTCATGGTTTGATGCCTTCGTGTTCATGTCAGAGGCTGAGGTGGAATCCAGGACCTTCTGATCTTGAGATGATAGACTATCTGAATAGAGCTGTGTGTATCTAGTGAGagattttgtggaaaaagatacatttcatgaatgtcgtCCTTGTAGGTCCACCTGAGTGATGACGTCGGCATGGAGATCTTCGCCCAGCTGCTGTGGACGGTTGCTTACACGGTTgtccttttaattttaaacagttaaatcGTCTTATGAAATATATGCAAGTGTTCACTTGATGTAATTTTGGCTGCTGACCAAGTGTGGAAAAGGCATATTGTTAAtgattatgtctttattttttgattGAAGCAACTGGAGACCGTGCCGCCAGCCCCGCCGGTGTCTCGTCCATCCCCACCTTCTCGCTTCACTCCCCGTGTGGTTGTGAAGGGAGAGGTGAGGGTGCGTCGCAGCCCTGGGCCCGAGGAGTGGACTGTCGTTGGTCCGAGCGGCAAGGTAATAATATGGCATGAAATGTCACAGCTGTCAGACTcacatttgattgatttttcaCAGACCAAAATcccctttgtttattttgtctatatattctttctctttcagtcCTCTGGAGGATGCAGTGCAGTTCAGCGGGAGGTTCGTATGATATTTGTatagaaaaacatgaagtgtaATATTTGCTGGAAGTTAAATGGTTAAAGCAGGAAAAGTCAACGTTTGTGTATatctgtttctgtatttctagCCGGCTGGCATCCCCCTGAATCCTGTGCTGTTCAGCAGTGAGAtgttggaggagatggagaaggtTTCTCCATCAAATCTGACATCTCCTGCTGACTTCGCTGGTGTTTCACCGCCAAAGGTAAATTGCATCCAGACAAACATGTGTTTAGAGgttatcataaaatgttttattctgaaaGTCTAAATGATTAACGATAGACTTCTATAACGCTAAATGTGTTCTGTGTCCATATCATTTTGGACAGACGCTGCGTGTGAAACACCACTCCAAGAGGACTCGAAGGGTAAGTAgattttggaaataaatgtttgtatttattatttttcctgtgtttgtgaagtgaaataaactttgtttttgtttcttttctatttgagGCCGCATCCAGCCGAGGGATTTCTTCTGACTCCAAGGCCGCTCTGGAGTCGAAGAAGGTAAGAAATGTAATTGTGCTTaagatttgtgtatttttatgtgcgtgtgtgtgtatatgtgtatatatatgtatacatgtatcatatatatatgtatgtatcatCTCTGAAGATGTGTCTTTGCAATTTCTGTCTTGAGGTCGGGGCAACGTCCAGGCATCCGGTCCCTTCTGGCCGCACTGACGAGACGACGGTGAGTACCGTTTACATTAACAATATCTGTAAAGTATATATTATTTgtaaattaaggaaaaaaacacatttttgatgtatttagggcaggggtggccaaagtcggtcctcaagagccacaatcctgcaggttttacatacatccctgcaccaacacacctgactcaaattaaatgaatcctacagcctataaggatctgcacaatgactcattagtttaagtcaggtgtgtcggtgcagggatgcatgtaaaaccGGTCTCGAGGACAGAcgttgggcacccctgatttaggggttttgctaaattgttttaaagtatCAATTTTGCACATACTCAGcatgacagaaaacaaatgtcagTGCACAGACAGCAGTTTATTACACATGACAGTGATTAGAGCCCATTGCATGTTGATATCCTTTATGGTTAGGTTGAGACAACACAGAGCCCGGGTGTGTTGTCTTctactgatgaagatgaggcaACTACTGCGAAGGTAAGTGAGGTGAGTATGGGTAATGTTGATGTTGTTAGGGGTTCAGTTCACCAGGGGCACAGTCGGTTTAGGAATCCGGGAGTTCAGTGTATGGCGATAGGGTTGGTTAGTTTGGCCAGACATATGGTGTCTAGTGTGTTCAATTGGAAGACAgaagatttagatttagctCTGTGGTTAGGAGATCAGCTCTATACGCATCTGAAGGACCATGGTCTAATTCCTCCAGGAGAAGACTTTTTGATGATCCCAGAGTTGCCGAAAGAGCACGTTTTATACTGGCAGAACTTTAAGTTTTCGTTCCCTGAGACTGTCAGTGGTGATGTCACTGTGACTGAAGGAGAGTTCATTGAGTGTGGAGCATTTGTGACTCTAGAACATGGGCTGGAAAGGATGTTATCTCAGTACCAGACATGTCTTTTGACCTTGTGTTCAAATACATGTGCTGTAATTTCTGCTAGTGGTAGGTTTGCTGTTGTTGATTCTCATTCACGCAGTGCTACTGGCATGGTGGATGTTAATGGTACCAGTGTAGTGTTGTACTTTGGTTCCATTAGGGAAGTgtttgatcactttagttgtttgGCAGCGATGTTTGGTGGTGAAAGCAAGCCTTTTGAAATAAATGGTGTTGATGTGAGTAGGGAGTGTGAATCTGATGATGGCAATAAGCAACGTGTAAAACGTCAGCTGTCAGCAGATTGTGATGAAGTTGGCCTTTCCAGCCCATCTAAACATACGCCAAAGAAAGGCCGTATTAATGTTTCGATGGTTGTTTCAGATGAAGAGTTTGCTGTTGAGGAACAGGTTTTGGTAAGTCGGCAGGTTAGTTCAGATGTGGAAGTGGTCAGTGAAGGACATGAAAAGCTTATGTTTAACCCTCTCTGTGAAAATACTTGTCAAAGATTGTGTACCAAATTAAATATAGAGTGTGAAAGTGTAAATAGCGCTGCGTCTAGTCGTGTCGGCGAATTAGGCGTTCCGTGCCAAAATAGAGACATAGTTGCTGATGGTAGCTGCTATTTTAGGGCCGTTTCTCAGGCAGTGAGTGGCACACAAAAGCATCACATTAAAATTAGGAGAGCggttgttaaatatttaatgaaaaatgatttGAAATATAAAAGTAGTTTGAGAGAAGGTTATTCCTCTGTGGCAGATTACGTAGACAAATCAAAAATGCGTTATGTTAGCAGCTGGGCGACAGAATTAGAAATACAAGCCACAGCAGATTTGTTGGGTATTAATGTCTTTACATTTATTGGTGGTCGTTGGCTAAAGTATGGATGCAGCAGCAGTTGTGTGTcagaaaaatcaatttatttagaaaactgCCTTGGTAATCATTATGAAACTGTAGTTTGCGTTAAAGAACCCAAACTAGAAACTTGTTATGGATACTGTAAAGTAAATCTTTCAGAAGCGTGTCGTACTAGATTGTCAGGCAAAGATTTAATTAGAGATGCTTCATCTGAAAGTGACACGTCAGTTTGCAAAAAGGACATAGAGCGCGGTgtatatatttctaaatataataaagtaatGAGAAGAACCCAAATTaggaatatgaataaaataaagtatgcactagatgcgcgtcaccgtgaaaatgtgaaagaccgaaaaaaaataagatatgccctagatgcgcgtcaccgtgaaaatgtgaaagaccgaaaaaaaataagatatgccCTAGATGCGCGTCACCGTGAAAATATGAAAGACCGAAGAAAAGTAAGATATGTACTAGATGCGCGTcactgtgaaaatgtgaaagaccgaaaaaaaataagatatgcaaAAGATGCGCGTCATCGTGAAAATCAGAAAGACCGAAGCAAAATAAGATATGCAAAAGATGCGCGTCACCGTGAAAATCAGAAAGACCGAAGCAAAATAAGATATGCAAAAGATGCGCGTCACCGTGAAAATCAGAAAGACCGAAGCAAAATAAGATATGCAAAAGATTCGCGTCACAGAGAAATAGTTAAAAGAGTTGTAAAATCAAAGAGGcaagaaattaaagataaagacaaaacacagaatattgAGTTTTTCACTGAgaggtttttaaacaaagttgaacatggtcctgagtatatctgttgtgtgtgtttcaggctgtTGTTTCCACATCAGGTGTTGAGCTGTAGAAAGGATGCTTATAACAAGACTGCGGCCATAGCTTCTTTGGCAGATAGGTGTATTAGAACTGagtatttacataaatgtaGGGAGGATTGTGTTCAGCCGTGTCAGATTATGGCTTCAAGTAGAGGGCATCTTTGGATTTGTTACACTTGTCATCATAAAATTTCACATGAGCAAATGCCTGCTGAAAGTGTAACAAATCATTTGGTAGTAGATCCAGTTCCCCCAGAATTGGCTTGTTTGAATAGGTTAGAACAACATTTGATTGCTTTAAATATTCCGTTTATGAAAATGCTTGCATTACCTAAAGGTGGCCAAAATGGAGTTCATGGACCAGTAACCTGCGTTCCATCGAATGTAGTTCAAACATCTAAAATGTTGCCCCGATCAAATATGGAGGGGTCTTTAttggcagtaaaattaaaacGTAAGTTAACTTATAAAGGCCATTATCAGTATGAGTTTGTGGATACAATGCATATTAGGCAAGCTTTACGGTTTTTAAAGCAATCAAATAAGTTTTATAAAGACATAGATTTTAATGAGGAATGGGTTAATGAGTTGTGTGTCTTAGAGCAACctgaggatgaagagaaggaCAATGCAGAAGTAGTTGAGAGTACTGGGGATGATGTTGAGGATGATGAGTTGCTGCATGATCGACAGCAACATTGCATGTTTTCAGATACGTGTCTAATGCCTGTAGATATTGGTCAGGAAGTTCTAGATCAGTATTTTGATAGTATAGTTAATGTTGCACCAGCTGAGGGTAATAATCCAGTTAAGTTGTTGACAGATCGAGAAAATGAAGCAAGGTGTTTCCCAGTGTTGTTTCCTCGAGGTCGTAATATGTACCATGAAAGCCGTGTCTATAATTTGTCGTTGTGCCGTTATTTTAATAACCGAATTTTACATGCGGATAGAAGGTTTTGCTCAGAATGTAGAGTATATTTTCTTTGCTCAGTACATGTCTGAGGTAGAGCAGGTTGTTTCCAAAGTAAGTATAGCATTAAGAAAAGGTAAAGGAGGTGAGGTGAGCGTAGAAAAGGAGGAGTCCTTGAAGCAGTTGTTGGATGTAGATGACGGTTTCAGATTTCTTAAGCCGATTAGAGGGACTCCAGCATTTTGGCAGGGAGTACAGAAAGACCTGATGGCTTGTGTTCGGCAACTTGGGATTCCCACATGGTTTTGTTCATTCTCTTCCGCGGATCTGAGATGGCAAAACCttcttaaaacaattttaaaacaggaaggtCGAACACAGACATTCGAAGAGTTAGAGTGGACTGATAGATGCGATCTGTTGCGTCGTAATCCTGTCACTGCCGCCAGAATGTTTGATTTCCGCTGGCACTGTTTTCTGAAGGAGGTCCTTATGTCTTCTTCAAATCCCATAGGAAAAATTATTGATTACTTTTATCGGGTGGAGTTTCAGTGTCGCGGGAGTCCTCATGTGCACTGTCTTTTCTGGATTGAAAATGCGCCTAAAATTAATACTAACAAAGACGAAGAAGTGGTAGCTTTTATTGATAAGTATGTAACATGTGAGCTACCAGCACAGGATGAGACCTTATTGGAGATGGTCACATCTGTGCAGCAACATTCAAAGAGGCATTCAAAAAGTTGTAAGAAAGGTGGCACTGAGTGTCGCTTTAATTTTCCCAGACCAGTGTCAGCTAGgacatttcttgttaatgttCATTTGAAACCAGATTGTGATAAATGTAAGAATAGGTTCGATGAAAAATACGAAGGAAAACAGTGCACATGTGGAAATCAGTACTACTACAATCTGCTAAAGGTTGATAAGGATTTGGCAGTACGCACTCTGGAGTCAGTGAAAAAGGCGTTAAAAGATGAGAACAAGACGTTTAATAGTTTAGATGAGTTGTTTCATAGTTTAAATATCAATcagcaaatatttgaaatatgttacaaacgtctaaatatgaataaaacccaaattgtatataaaagagaCATTAACGAAGCATGGATTAATCCATATAACAAGTCTCTATTGAAATGCTGGAATGCAAATTTAGATATTCAATTTGTGACAGACGCG
It encodes:
- the LOC121636150 gene encoding LOW QUALITY PROTEIN: uncharacterized protein LOC121636150 (The sequence of the model RefSeq protein was modified relative to this genomic sequence to represent the inferred CDS: deleted 1 base in 1 codon) codes for the protein MPRKKNFRISQAARRSAADRRTLDVSPQVPMDRCAPHGTGHRHKVRRWEVSVLTGRQHKLVLPPESHGKKVVFAIGDSHLRSLADGIVRLPEGRLAWGFMSTPGASATELRTEVLHAEVPQDPDLVCVLAPSNDLTAKHTIGRAAADFERYLATVCSRWPKVCVLDFPPRLTVEDSLQELYRQEFHRVAARMAVKYFHIADHFPRQCLNLWSRDGVHLSDDVGMEIFAQLLWTVAYTQLETVPPAPPVSRPSPPSRFTPRVVVKGEVRVRRSPGPEEWTVVGPSGKSSGGCSAVQREPAGIPLNPVLFSSEMLEEMEKVSPSNLTSPADFAGVSPPKTLRVKHHSKRTRRAASSRGISSDSKAALESKKVGATSRHPVPSGRTDETTVETTQSPGVLSSTDEDEATTAKVSEVSMGNVDVVRGSVHQGHSRFRNPGVQCMAIGLVSLARHMVSSVFNWKTEDLDLALWLGDQLYTHLKDHGLIPPGEDFLMIPELPKEHVLYWQNFKFSFPETVSGDVTVTEGEFIECGAFVTLEHGLERMLSQYQTCLLTLCSNTCAVISASGRFAVVDSHSRSATGMVDVNGTSVVLYFGSIREVFDHFSCLAAMFGGESKPFEINGVDVSRECESDDGNKQRVKRQLSADCDEVGLSSPSKHTPKKGRINVSMVVSDEEFAVEEQVLVSRQVSSDVEVVSEGHEKLMFNPLCENTCQRLCTKLNIECESVNSAASSRVGELGVPCQNRDIVADGSCYFRAVSQAVSGTQKHHIKIRRAVVKYLMKNDLKYKSSLREGYSSVADYVDKSKMRYVSSWATELEIQATADLLGINVFTFIGGRWLKYGCSSSCVSEKSIYLENCLGNHYETVVCVKEPKLETCYGYCKVNLSEACRTRLSGKDLIRDASSESDTSVCKKDIERGVYISKYNKVMRRTQIRNMNKIKYALDARHRENVKDRKKIRYALDARHRENVKDRKKIRYALDARHRENMKDRRKVRYVLDARHCENVKDRKKIRYAKDARHRENQKDRSKIRYAKDARHRENQKDRSKIRYAKDARHRENQKDRSKIRYAKDSRHREIVKRVVKSKRQEIKDKDKTQNIEFFTERFLNKVEHGPEYICCVCFRLLFPHQVLSCRKDAYNKTAAIASLADRCIRTEYLHKCREDCVQPCQIMASSRGHLWICYTCHHKISHEQMPAESVTNHLVVDPVPPELACLNRLEQHLIALNIPFMKMLALPKGGQNGVHGPVTCVPSNVVQTSKMLPRSNMEGSLLAVKLKRKLTYKGHYQYEFVDTMHIRQALRFLKQSNKFYKDIDFNEEWVNELCVLEQPEDEEKDNAEVVESTGDDVEDDELLHDRQQHCMFSDTCLMPVDIGQEVLDQYFDSIVNVAPAEGNNPVKLLTDRENEARCFPVLFPRGRNMYHESRVYNLSLCRYFNNRILHADRRFAQNVEYIFFAQYMSEVEQVVSKVSIALRKGKGGEVSVEKEESLKQLLDVDDGFRFLKPIRGTPAFWQGVQKDLMACVRQLGIPTWFCSFSSADLRWQNLLKTILKQEGRTQTFEELEWTDRCDLLRRNPVTAARMFDFRWHCFLKEVLMSSSNPIGKIIDYFYRVEFQCRGSPHVHCLFWIENAPKINTNKDEEVVAFIDKYVTCELPAQDETLLEMVTSVQQHSKRHSKSCKKGGTECRFNFPRPVSARTFLVNVHLKPDCDKCKNRFDEKYEGKQCTCGNQYYYNLLKVDKDLAVRTLESVKKALKDENKTFNSLDELFHSLNINQQIFEICYKRLNMNKTQIVYKRDINEAWINPYNKSLLKCWNANLDIQFVTDAYAVIVYIISYISKSEKEVGLLLSKAHKEATKDDNVSAKEALKQIGSVYLNSRDVSAQEAVYRLTGMHLKENSRKVEFIPTGDKIVKMSKPISVIQECGLTGDDVWMVSIVDRYRSRPNNSTFNDMCIATFVSEYRLLNRNEKSKNAIQLQRGLGLILKRTRTKPAVVRYARFSKTKNPELYFKRQLQLFLPYRVEDDLKAADCETFEQFYENGSVIFSDGSEHTVKSVVDTNRNKFEVEDSEELEELQKKLENEGGPEVAWGNLCPEKELERLECQEEIREKEQTPAEDAEEIGRQPVDNIPDLAVRNDQVCQLEKNNNVISRREGLELIRSLNEKQLSVFYKIRNWCLDKVNGRNPEPLHVFISGGAGVGKSYLVKAIQYEATRLLSPSCQNPDNICVLLTAPTGIAAYNLKAATIHSTFGIGKDVSLPYTPLSEEKLNSLRVKYSDLQIVIIDEISMVNHNLLAYVHGRLRQIKQTGDYNPFGNVSIIAVGDFYQLPPVKGKALYVQDVQMNLWSSLFELVELKTIVRQKDEEFARILNRMRTHRKGTPMLADDINVLKQCETGEESTALHIFATNSQVDEYNEEQLMSTCPDHIVITAQDFGYNKKTGKLELKPDHHIRAKKTALQRELLLGKNARVMLSQNIDVNDGLVNGVCGTVIYIEEPEKNTFPLKVYVKFDDDKVGIKTRKQTIYPSAELKGSVPIEPQEERANKKGMRRQFPLKLAWACTVHKVQGLTVDSAVVSLAKVFAPGQAYVALSRVRSLSGLIIQDFKEKAVYCNANIEQAIANMPPFITESHTVVKEGFRVFLMNVQSLNRHVSDLAHCAQHLQPNCIAVTETWIPADVSLDSVEITGYRFSNAPRSLAYHSDNPVLISLKGQQHGGVGMYCDSNAEFESVTVAGLNIECLAVKCVTYNILIAAIYRPPSYPVSLFFRHFEELLNVLESQSGTIVVLGDFNEDILKSSTICQKMTDRGYEQHVSTATTEKGTLIDHVYVKNSNYRVEALVVPTYFSDHEGIICSFK